In Intestinibacillus sp. Marseille-P6563, a single genomic region encodes these proteins:
- a CDS encoding tyrosine-type recombinase/integrase, whose product MKKPEYFEENGCLHVCFQDTQPVKSDQAPPVDGDILLADFMESWLGMMKSQVRTNTLDSYWYMFRKHIEPYYRTHGITLNNARPSDFQNFANLKYEEGYSPTSIVKFHSIVHKCLKYAVTMQLITHNPSDNVLLPKRTKFIGKVYDLSQLNRFLKEARNSPAEPAFVLAATYGLRRSEAVGLRWSAVDFKARTITINHTAVSTRGHVIYSDQVKTKSSYRTLPLTPDMRRYLSELRRHQKDMKRVYGKNYQKSDYICTRDDGTPLRPDYISQEFTKVCRRAGLPHIRLHDLRHSAATLLLREGFSLRQIQEWLGHADISTTANIYAHVQYSDKVSMARRMGGLLEISDI is encoded by the coding sequence ATGAAAAAGCCAGAATATTTTGAAGAAAACGGATGTCTGCATGTGTGTTTTCAGGACACGCAGCCGGTAAAATCGGATCAAGCTCCCCCAGTGGATGGAGATATTCTGCTTGCCGATTTCATGGAAAGCTGGCTGGGGATGATGAAGAGCCAGGTTCGAACCAATACCCTGGACAGCTATTGGTATATGTTCCGCAAACATATTGAACCGTATTACCGCACCCATGGCATCACCCTGAATAATGCCCGGCCATCGGATTTTCAAAATTTCGCAAATTTGAAGTATGAAGAAGGCTATTCCCCCACTTCCATCGTCAAATTTCATTCGATCGTCCACAAATGTCTGAAATATGCGGTCACCATGCAGCTGATCACCCACAATCCATCCGATAACGTCCTGCTGCCCAAACGGACAAAATTCATCGGAAAAGTCTATGATTTGTCCCAACTCAACCGTTTTCTCAAAGAAGCGCGCAATTCTCCGGCCGAACCGGCCTTTGTTTTGGCCGCAACCTATGGATTGCGCCGGAGCGAAGCCGTCGGTCTACGCTGGAGCGCGGTGGATTTCAAAGCCCGTACCATTACCATCAATCATACGGCGGTTTCCACCCGCGGCCATGTGATTTACAGCGATCAGGTCAAAACCAAGTCCAGTTACCGTACCTTGCCGCTCACCCCGGATATGCGGCGCTATTTGAGCGAATTACGCCGTCATCAGAAGGATATGAAGCGTGTTTACGGAAAAAATTATCAAAAAAGTGATTATATCTGCACCCGTGACGATGGCACCCCCCTGCGGCCCGATTACATATCCCAGGAATTTACCAAAGTCTGCCGCCGGGCCGGCCTGCCGCACATCCGGCTGCACGACCTGCGCCATTCGGCGGCAACCTTATTACTCCGCGAAGGATTTTCTCTGCGGCAGATTCAGGAATGGCTCGGCCATGCTGACATCAGTACCACCGCCAACATTTATGCCCATGTGCAATACAGCGACAAGGTCAGCATGGCCCGGCGCATGGGCGGCTTGCTTGAGATCAGCGACATCTAA
- a CDS encoding S-layer homology domain-containing protein, with the protein MLAFNTHVKKVLALVLAFAMAFTMMATAGAAYTDQADIEATEAVEMLNALGVMTGDPDGSFRPNDTITRAEACRMIYTIRTNSDDASAYANMQTTFKDVPADAWYAGYVKHCQAANIVSGTSATTFEPNRDVTGVELALMCLRVMGYDPAKADIGGSTWSTKTIGLATEAGILDGVNTTITAACPRQWAAQLMYNTIGAPTVQWSTDSNSYSKYFEDGTERDSVGKEYLKLWTNVGTLEKVEDDNLWISQDASDVADSDNEKTSFTKLSQDYTSLLGQKVKVMFRDNKTNSVIGVYALADNASYTVNLKDIEKDGDKVKFDGKSYAFENGKKINVQTVTEDGTFSEDGLTWTSANFDKYATDATDTKVNPATVTFVDSDGNGKLDRAYVTYYKTAEVTYVGSDRIVAGTTYNMDDENIADDIEADDFVAISYNRYDDCRDIVKAEVVTDTLNSSKDKTDYQQFQIGDTWYNIADNKASEVSVGDTVKAYIVAGVIVDIETNDGAALPSNIAVVVGTGSGDTLNGDQVKLRYFDGTLKTVTLSDNTTVPMVEGRAYKVSGSDSNTTLKDVEENQKYNGFSSLVFPTSYTPATVSVSASTIDGKAVADDAAIVVYDKDGRSKVITGKQFNDLSATAPIESNGQAAFVKESGGLNRIRLASIEVTSGKTISDVTGTSNDNYGYIIDGAKVVAGDDIQYTIWNGSGDPIVVKEEGVTVSERQEDMVIGYSGVDADGYIQDVDDDIIDLSAKISTGFNASSDGSNTSKAFVGSNAAAEKSYVSVDNTKLNVTADTKVILVDTSKSGNDMAIPYSYNSTTLTKAASSDKMNVAFILDEAVSNGSADLEMLVVDVNGEFDGWYEDTTGDDTEETPDGTEYADDAALKAALKKGDVVATGVIPAGTYASNSELTLNNAVLDGKVTKTGDVTLAGETQFVSEGALEVTGTLTIKSDAKVDLSKVTAKGAIVDERAETATSDVVALLKNSSDVTVQKATVDNTVTVTGKKLTVVGVLTTGTTLPTATATEISAASVDASAATSVDADALTKLLGWAKAVTVDDVTVGSSVTVDEGKTLVVNGDITSLTNLSGKGNVTYKNVTMTADELKAAPVVTNVAVDKFEVGAKVVLTFSKPLDKTTAETTSNYTFADGTSQPTVASAELSEDGKTVTITTATNAIEGSATTLTVGTSVKDFADVVFTTTNAKVSFGATYDAEHTIGNA; encoded by the coding sequence ATGCTTGCTTTCAACACTCATGTGAAAAAGGTTCTTGCGCTGGTACTGGCGTTCGCCATGGCATTCACCATGATGGCGACAGCCGGCGCAGCATACACGGACCAGGCCGACATTGAAGCGACCGAAGCCGTGGAAATGCTCAATGCGCTCGGCGTAATGACCGGCGATCCGGATGGCTCCTTCCGTCCGAACGACACCATTACCCGCGCAGAAGCTTGCCGTATGATCTACACGATCCGTACGAATAGCGACGACGCATCTGCATATGCAAACATGCAGACCACTTTCAAGGATGTACCGGCTGACGCTTGGTACGCTGGCTATGTTAAGCATTGCCAGGCTGCTAACATTGTATCCGGTACTTCGGCTACTACTTTTGAGCCGAACCGTGATGTAACTGGCGTAGAACTGGCTCTGATGTGCCTGCGCGTGATGGGTTACGACCCGGCCAAGGCTGACATCGGTGGCTCGACCTGGTCCACCAAGACCATCGGTCTGGCAACCGAGGCTGGCATCCTGGACGGTGTCAACACCACCATCACCGCTGCTTGCCCGCGTCAGTGGGCTGCTCAGCTGATGTATAACACCATCGGCGCTCCGACCGTTCAGTGGTCTACCGACTCGAATTCTTACAGCAAGTACTTCGAAGATGGTACTGAGCGTGACTCGGTTGGCAAGGAGTACCTCAAGCTGTGGACCAATGTTGGTACGCTGGAAAAGGTAGAAGATGACAACCTGTGGATCTCGCAGGATGCCAGCGATGTTGCAGACAGCGATAACGAAAAGACCTCGTTCACCAAGCTGAGCCAGGATTACACCTCTCTGCTGGGCCAGAAGGTCAAGGTTATGTTCCGCGACAACAAGACCAACAGCGTAATCGGCGTTTATGCTCTGGCAGACAACGCATCTTACACGGTTAACCTGAAGGACATTGAGAAGGACGGCGACAAGGTTAAGTTCGACGGCAAGTCTTACGCATTTGAAAATGGTAAGAAGATCAATGTTCAGACCGTAACCGAAGATGGTACATTCTCTGAGGATGGCCTGACTTGGACTTCTGCAAACTTTGATAAGTATGCAACCGACGCAACTGACACCAAGGTCAATCCGGCAACCGTTACCTTTGTAGATAGCGATGGCAATGGCAAGCTGGATCGTGCATATGTAACTTACTACAAGACTGCAGAAGTTACTTATGTTGGTTCTGACCGTATCGTTGCAGGCACCACCTACAACATGGATGACGAAAACATCGCTGACGACATCGAAGCGGATGATTTCGTTGCAATCTCGTACAACCGCTACGACGACTGCCGCGACATCGTAAAGGCTGAGGTTGTTACCGATACCCTGAACTCCAGCAAGGACAAGACCGATTATCAGCAGTTCCAGATTGGCGATACCTGGTACAACATTGCTGATAACAAGGCAAGCGAAGTTTCGGTTGGCGATACCGTAAAGGCTTACATTGTTGCTGGTGTTATTGTTGACATCGAGACCAACGACGGTGCAGCTCTGCCGTCCAACATCGCAGTTGTTGTTGGTACCGGTAGCGGCGACACTCTGAACGGCGACCAGGTTAAGCTCCGTTACTTCGACGGCACCCTGAAGACCGTTACCCTGTCTGACAACACCACTGTACCGATGGTAGAGGGCCGCGCTTATAAGGTATCTGGCTCGGATAGCAACACCACTCTGAAGGATGTAGAAGAGAATCAGAAGTACAACGGCTTCTCCTCTCTGGTATTCCCGACGTCCTATACCCCGGCTACTGTTTCTGTTTCTGCTTCCACCATCGATGGCAAGGCTGTAGCAGATGATGCTGCAATCGTTGTTTATGACAAGGATGGCCGTTCTAAGGTAATCACCGGTAAGCAGTTCAACGATCTGTCTGCAACTGCTCCGATTGAAAGCAATGGACAGGCTGCATTTGTTAAGGAGTCTGGCGGTCTGAACCGTATCCGCCTGGCTTCGATCGAAGTAACCTCTGGCAAGACGATCAGTGATGTAACTGGTACCTCGAACGATAACTACGGCTACATCATCGACGGTGCTAAGGTAGTAGCTGGCGACGACATCCAGTACACCATCTGGAATGGTTCTGGCGATCCGATCGTTGTGAAGGAAGAAGGCGTAACCGTTTCTGAACGTCAGGAAGACATGGTAATCGGTTACTCTGGCGTTGACGCAGACGGCTACATCCAGGATGTTGATGATGACATCATCGATCTGTCCGCCAAGATCAGCACCGGCTTTAACGCTAGCAGCGATGGTTCGAATACCAGCAAGGCATTTGTTGGTTCCAACGCTGCAGCAGAAAAGAGCTATGTTTCGGTTGACAACACCAAGCTGAATGTCACTGCGGATACCAAGGTTATTCTGGTTGACACCAGCAAGAGCGGCAACGACATGGCTATCCCGTACTCCTACAACTCCACCACCCTGACCAAGGCAGCTTCTTCTGACAAGATGAACGTTGCGTTTATCCTGGACGAGGCAGTTAGCAACGGTTCGGCAGATCTGGAGATGCTGGTTGTTGATGTAAACGGCGAATTCGACGGCTGGTATGAAGATACCACTGGCGACGACACCGAGGAAACTCCGGACGGCACTGAGTATGCAGACGATGCTGCTCTGAAGGCTGCTCTGAAGAAGGGTGATGTTGTTGCAACCGGTGTAATTCCGGCTGGCACCTACGCTTCTAACTCTGAACTGACCCTGAACAATGCCGTTCTGGACGGTAAGGTTACTAAGACTGGTGATGTAACGCTGGCTGGTGAAACTCAGTTCGTTAGTGAAGGCGCTCTGGAAGTAACCGGTACTCTGACCATCAAGAGTGATGCAAAGGTTGATCTGTCTAAGGTTACAGCAAAGGGTGCTATTGTTGATGAGCGTGCAGAAACTGCTACTTCTGATGTAGTCGCTCTGTTGAAGAACTCTTCGGACGTAACCGTTCAGAAGGCTACTGTTGACAACACTGTTACTGTAACTGGCAAGAAGCTGACCGTCGTTGGCGTACTGACTACTGGCACCACTCTGCCGACTGCAACCGCAACTGAAATCAGCGCAGCAAGTGTTGATGCTTCTGCCGCAACTTCTGTAGATGCAGATGCACTGACGAAGCTGCTTGGATGGGCTAAGGCAGTAACTGTCGACGATGTAACCGTAGGTTCCTCGGTTACCGTTGATGAAGGCAAGACTCTCGTTGTAAACGGCGACATCACTTCTCTCACCAATCTGTCTGGTAAGGGTAATGTGACCTACAAGAACGTTACTATGACAGCCGACGAACTGAAGGCTGCTCCGGTAGTAACCAATGTTGCAGTTGATAAGTTCGAAGTAGGAGCTAAGGTTGTTCTGACTTTCAGCAAGCCGCTGGATAAGACTACTGCTGAAACCACGAGCAACTATACCTTTGCTGACGGCACAAGCCAGCCGACTGTAGCAAGTGCAGAACTGAGTGAGGATGGCAAGACCGTTACGATCACTACTGCGACGAATGCGATCGAGGGTAGTGCAACCACTCTGACTGTTGGTACGAGTGTTAAGGACTTTGCCGATGTTGTTTTCACTACGACTAATGCAAAGGTAAGCTTTGGCGCAACCTATGATGCTGAGCACACTATCGGTAATGCTTGA
- a CDS encoding S-layer homology domain-containing protein, which produces MAHVKKVLALVLAFAMAFTMMATAGAAYTDQADIEATEAVEMLNAIGVMTGDPDGSFRPNDTITRAEACRMIYTIRTNSDNADAYKNMQTTFKDVPSDAWYAGYVKHCQAAGIVSGTSATTFEPNRDVTGVELALMCLRVMGYDPAKADIGGSTWSTKTIGLATEAGILEDVNTTITDACPRQWAAQIMYNTIDARTVRWSNDSETYTDLDMGGNPLDRVGKKYMKLYVNIGTLTTVSKQDLTISMSKSDEADSDDSTIKSFTKLGQNYSSLLGQKVKVLYRDNKPNDVIGVYATEENQTYETVMNAVSEDAGKVKFDSKTYSVENTGIAVYVDGVRIAPSSSDQTGNFKATDFADTASLLNGSRVKYGTADTIARTIANNVSADEVKFVDSDDNSKIDTAIVTTVEVKKASYVSSDEIVAGGETYKYEDHNISEDVKKNDYVVIRANLFDDCKDITPAQKLSGVKVTGTKESPTKYLIDGTWYVEGVGAEMNSVKSGDTVDAYVVNGAVFYAKRSSGENATLSDVAIVLSIGTDIQGDKVKILKLDSNTTEIVDIDNDPGSDYVAKDKLVAGAVYEYSVKSSKYRFKTLDKTADYFGDYTSLNDGAPATVTASDGLLVEGAAGADKTIGGVTVADSAKVVLIDNYKKAVPTKDVDYKIINGKQFKSLTVGSSTDNVYTNGGIAAFTSKVDGVKRVTYAVVGVNGIADNFVTNDNYGYVVEDSYKSDNGYVVYTIWNGTENVKVQEKGSTTRQKGKVLGYSKVTTEEGLADGVVGTIEDVDDSFGLQDGTVYGVNDAQTKISLDGKNQNEITSDTVVLYVDTKDHKGYANGEIQEADEFNDVKITNVMYKLDGTTADADVSVLIVDVKNNLRGEFKYNFGAGSTADDINKALTKGDVTINGALDAMTLDVPKGNTLSITATQTSALTINVEDGAKLQISADAAVAENSTLTAKPGASVVVAGTREMVGPNSLSSAGNISLKVLADNKMEYTLTADAVVAGNMEIAGGDLLKGAFNVTGKDGAKITVYKSATLTTNEWKLNVNSEGVTQVVANNSYIWGGSDWTKASL; this is translated from the coding sequence TTGGCACATGTCAAAAAGGTTCTCGCGCTGGTACTGGCATTCGCCATGGCGTTCACCATGATGGCGACAGCTGGCGCGGCATACACGGACCAGGCCGACATTGAAGCGACCGAAGCCGTGGAGATGCTCAACGCGATCGGTGTAATGACCGGCGATCCGGACGGCTCCTTCCGCCCGAACGACACCATTACCCGCGCAGAAGCTTGCCGTATGATCTACACGATCCGTACGAATAGCGACAATGCAGATGCATACAAGAATATGCAGACCACTTTTAAGGATGTACCGTCTGATGCTTGGTACGCTGGCTATGTAAAGCATTGCCAGGCTGCTGGTATCGTATCCGGTACCTCGGCTACCACTTTTGAGCCGAACCGTGACGTAACCGGCGTAGAACTGGCTCTGATGTGCCTGCGTGTTATGGGCTACGACCCGGCCAAGGCTGACATCGGCGGCTCGACCTGGTCTACCAAGACCATTGGCCTGGCAACCGAAGCTGGCATCCTGGAAGATGTAAACACCACCATCACCGATGCTTGCCCGCGTCAGTGGGCTGCACAGATCATGTACAACACCATCGACGCTCGCACCGTTCGTTGGTCTAACGACTCCGAGACCTACACCGATCTGGACATGGGCGGCAATCCGCTGGATCGCGTTGGTAAGAAGTACATGAAGCTGTACGTAAACATTGGTACTCTGACCACCGTTAGCAAGCAGGATCTGACCATTTCTATGAGCAAGAGCGATGAAGCTGACAGCGATGATTCGACCATCAAGTCCTTCACCAAGCTGGGTCAGAACTACTCCTCGCTGCTGGGTCAGAAGGTTAAGGTTCTGTACCGCGATAACAAGCCCAACGATGTCATCGGCGTTTATGCAACCGAAGAAAATCAGACTTACGAAACCGTTATGAACGCTGTTTCGGAAGATGCTGGCAAGGTTAAGTTTGACAGCAAGACCTACTCGGTTGAGAACACCGGTATCGCTGTTTATGTAGACGGCGTTCGCATTGCACCGTCGTCCAGCGACCAGACTGGCAACTTCAAGGCAACTGACTTTGCTGATACCGCTTCGCTGCTGAACGGTTCCCGCGTTAAGTATGGTACGGCCGACACCATCGCTCGCACCATTGCTAACAATGTTTCGGCTGATGAAGTGAAGTTCGTAGACTCTGACGACAACAGCAAGATCGATACCGCAATCGTAACCACTGTTGAGGTTAAGAAGGCTTCCTACGTATCTTCTGACGAGATCGTAGCTGGCGGCGAGACCTACAAGTACGAAGATCACAACATCTCTGAGGATGTAAAGAAGAACGACTATGTTGTTATTCGTGCAAACCTCTTTGATGATTGCAAGGACATCACTCCTGCTCAGAAGCTGAGCGGCGTGAAGGTAACTGGTACCAAGGAAAGCCCGACGAAGTACCTCATCGACGGCACCTGGTATGTAGAAGGCGTAGGCGCTGAAATGAACAGCGTGAAGTCCGGCGATACCGTTGACGCTTACGTTGTAAACGGCGCTGTATTCTACGCAAAGCGTTCCTCTGGCGAAAATGCAACTCTGTCTGACGTGGCAATCGTTCTTTCGATTGGTACCGATATCCAGGGCGACAAGGTTAAGATCCTGAAGCTCGATAGCAACACCACCGAAATCGTTGACATCGACAACGATCCGGGCAGCGACTACGTTGCAAAGGACAAGTTGGTTGCGGGTGCTGTTTATGAATACTCTGTAAAGAGCAGCAAGTACCGCTTCAAGACTCTGGATAAGACTGCTGATTACTTTGGCGACTACACTTCTCTGAATGACGGCGCTCCGGCTACCGTTACCGCTTCTGATGGTCTGCTGGTAGAAGGTGCTGCTGGCGCAGACAAGACCATCGGCGGTGTAACCGTTGCGGATTCTGCTAAGGTTGTCCTGATTGACAATTATAAGAAGGCTGTTCCGACCAAGGATGTTGATTACAAGATCATCAATGGTAAGCAGTTCAAGTCCCTGACCGTAGGCTCTTCTACCGACAATGTTTACACCAACGGCGGTATCGCAGCATTCACCTCTAAGGTTGACGGCGTGAAGCGCGTAACCTACGCAGTAGTAGGCGTTAATGGTATTGCGGATAACTTCGTAACCAACGACAACTACGGCTACGTTGTAGAGGATTCCTACAAGTCGGATAACGGCTACGTAGTATACACCATCTGGAATGGTACTGAAAATGTAAAGGTTCAGGAGAAGGGCAGCACGACTCGTCAGAAGGGCAAAGTTCTGGGCTACTCCAAGGTTACCACCGAAGAAGGTCTGGCTGACGGCGTTGTTGGCACCATCGAGGATGTTGATGACAGCTTCGGTCTGCAGGACGGTACCGTTTATGGCGTAAATGATGCACAGACCAAGATTTCTCTGGATGGCAAGAACCAGAACGAGATTACTTCGGATACCGTAGTTCTGTACGTAGATACCAAGGACCACAAGGGTTATGCAAACGGAGAGATCCAGGAAGCTGATGAATTCAATGACGTCAAGATTACAAACGTTATGTACAAGTTGGATGGTACTACCGCAGATGCAGATGTATCTGTCCTGATTGTTGACGTAAAGAACAATCTGCGTGGTGAGTTCAAGTACAACTTCGGTGCAGGTTCTACGGCTGACGACATCAACAAGGCTCTGACCAAGGGCGACGTTACCATCAACGGCGCTCTGGATGCAATGACCCTGGATGTTCCAAAGGGTAACACACTGTCTATTACTGCTACGCAGACTTCTGCCTTGACAATTAATGTAGAAGATGGCGCAAAGCTGCAGATTTCTGCAGATGCTGCTGTGGCAGAAAATTCCACCCTGACGGCTAAGCCGGGCGCATCGGTTGTCGTTGCAGGCACTCGAGAAATGGTTGGCCCGAATAGCCTGTCCTCTGCGGGCAACATTTCTCTGAAGGTTCTGGCTGACAATAAAATGGAATATACCCTGACGGCTGATGCTGTTGTTGCTGGTAATATGGAGATTGCTGGCGGCGACCTGCTCAAGGGTGCATTCAATGTCACTGGTAAGGATGGCGCTAAGATTACAGTTTACAAAAGCGCTACTCTGACCACTAATGAGTGGAAGCTGAATGTGAATAGTGAAGGTGTAACACAGGTAGTAGCTAACAATAGCTATATTTGGGGTGGCAGCGACTGGACTAAGGCTAGTCTCTAA